The Cylindrospermopsis curvispora GIHE-G1 genome contains a region encoding:
- a CDS encoding non-ribosomal peptide synthetase: protein MEVYVLPLSVSQKQFWYREIMFTGNTAYHIPIGLNLLGDLDFTLLEKCFRYIINRHEILRTTFALENGEPVQLVRSEQQFHLQHRTLELPPEKWSDYDRLLTIKKILEDESRQLFDLIKGPLLRATLYKISNKEHILLVNLHHIISDGWSLGIFIQELTQLYVSRAEISLPELPIQYGDYAEWQETYLQTQRIQDQLAYWQKKLALPLPILDLPSDKNRPALQTFSGAVLRKTLPRDLIDSLEAVAAKEGVTFFMVTLAVYQILLFRYSGQTDIIIGTPCANRNRGELKNLIGCFINTLPIVCSLTGQLSFKQVLQQVASTCVEAFANQEVPLEIIIDKLNITRDPAHSQVFQSLFALQNAPIEEIKLPGLTVQPVYLDNGGAKFDLSLMLEPTFEKGWIAALEYNTDLFTAHTAEDILRHYEQLLSAVIGNLDTKIDTLPWLNTEERRELLSFGSSASDQEVEATNLVDVFSHIVNTYGEKVALIESERTLTYQKLNQISNQLASHLIEKGVGAETRVGIFQERSLELVASILAVLKCGATYVPLDPQYPAERLNFIAQDSGIRLVITTEPLRAKIPGEIPELLLIDTMKPTNQLVHPISKIFPEQAAYIIYTSGSTGKPKGCLVTHKNVLRLMRNTQKWFEFNEKDVWTMFHSFAFDFSVWEMWGALLYGGKLVIVPYLESRSPHDFRQLLATQQVTILNQTPSAFRQLIRADQEFTHPLNNLRAIIFGGEALELQSLKPWIERYGDSHPRLINMYGITETTVHVTYRQILAEDILENRGSVIGIPIPDLCLYILDRYFEPVPYGVAGEIYVGGMGVSRGYLNRPSLTAERFIPNPISQKPGARLYRTGDLARRLRNGDIEYLGRCDSQVKIRGFRIELAEIEAAINKLTQVSESVVTVHSTSDQDRRLVAYIVLRSINNNEIDRNELRKALKESLPDYMVPAAFVFLDAIPLTNQGKINRGALPLPDWDQSTTKRSFIPPETDAQKALCHIWQRVLGIEEIGIEDNFFDLGGDSILALRVITEMRSQGWILTPKQIFEQQTVQRLALAIQEQTDLQSFAAAENNNIPTGEVPLSPIQQWFFDLKLSNPHHWNQTLLLQVDPSLQVTQVATAIKVVFAYHDNFRLRFQKESQGWRQFYVEKDQDDGFPWEVVDLDLKSEIEQNSIMKEVREKSEKSLNLTEGPVYMVKWFNLGANRPSQLLIVIHHLIIDGVSWRILLQDLVDVIGGNKLSFKTTSWQKWCEFIHGYVNSYNIQSEKLFWQNTLARKTAKLPLDFPESLAENLEYSVSTVSCQLTAKETLTLLTTANKTYRTNPQELLIAALGKTLADITQNSYVQIMLEGHGREELSSDLDVTRTLGWFTTLYPVSLDLPKGDSQTEAIREIIKSVKEQLRAVPQRGFGYGILKYLDQETKPLLASAVEISFNYLGQVRNEGGARHKFFTLLNSQGLPTRDPQATRPHIIDVNAIVVEGELRIDWLYSSNLHQASTINRWVSDFKSNLLKVVNFCTEVGVGEYTPTDFTLAQLNQSKLDILQNQYPHLEDIYPLSPLQQGMLFHAIYEPDQGIYFEQVTGKIIGKLDVDKFAYAWQVIVDRHPVLRTCFVWEEQDQPLQIVNKGTGFSLIYKEWRDLSPAQQIEKMGEYLVKDKEQGFNLNDSPLMRFTLICLDDSTWQWLWSHHHIILDGWSLPVIFKEVLSVYQSATERVPHSLLPVPPYRHYIQWLTGRDQLRAKQFWQKYLVGISTGTRLAWEIPDLENNSSAYREVELRLDDLEFDLVQKMAQSQRLTLNTIVQGAWAMCLQKHGAGEDVMFGVTVAGRPPELSNMENMVGLFINTLPMRVKIDPSLSLADWLQNIQQQHLEMREYEYSKLADIQKDLNLAGLALFESLLVFENYPVDQNLKKQLPDFRVDDIQFYERTNYPLTVGVIPDQGLLLKLNYQTKFLSGNAAENLILRFRNIIVNMTLKPEQTLAQVLALSISEREGLINASESNIIIEGGFKTAHQLFESYADLQPDSIAVVCDEYSITYGELENRANNLATQLVDTGIAYESIVGLYFDPGIEYIISLLAVLKVGGAFLPLDRSYPDHRLRFIIENSQVSVILTNNIIGLPLQENLQVLNIRNLESKGNHPRLNLKVRPENLAYVIYTSGSTGNPKGVLVTHSGIQNLVQCQTMSFGVTAKSRVYQFAALNFDSAIAEIFMSLGSGAVLYIQSQAHRSPGSELWQKLTNWEITHVTLPPSLVASIDTQDLPRLQTLILAGEAVSGDLLRRWGRGQRRCFNAYGPTEATVCASLIDCTHLLGEPSIGKGIPNVEIYLLDSFLEPVVPGVIGEIYIGGIGLARGYLQRPGLTAALFIPHPFTKTPGSRLYKTGDRAVYDPEGNIRFIGRYDNQVKINGYRIELGEIEAALTKHEAVESALAVLRTDLIGRNRILGYALIKPVEGREQPNDLKEHLAKILPDYMIPGAVIVVDEWPLTPNGKIDRQRLATPDFSSTEVIPKTDIEQIFAQIWIELLGLETVNPQDNFFEMGGDSIISLQMVTRARAAGWEISPKDIFEGQTLSRIATRAKLMETQTEIVEPLTGFIPLSPIQNWFFAQNFLHPHHWNQSVALTCKQPVNTDALVVALHTLVSHHDIFRIGFAENEGEWQQFYVGEAKSPNVKIIDFSHYLPTTHLAFLNSALETEHSSFKLDRPPLIRILCGRNLNNYGDVLFIFAHHLIIDAVSWRILLEDLNQAYQQTIDQLDQLQQPNSPLSLPVKTASYRSWTTHLHSLASSKMTQDTPFWKDILNAVITPLPVDKSGNNSVDSTAIISTYLTAEQTVTLIKQATVTYHASVQEIMLAALLNTLISIYKSDQWLIDLEGHGREDIGHNLDLSRTVGWFTCLYPILLKQPTNPDNHEILLKEIKNQLRTIPHHGISFGLLRYLNLNQPLKESKNADISFNYLGSLDSPLGDNHNFSVSDAPVGAGVFALQQRTHILAINAKIQDKILQVEWSYSRNIHYDQTIENIAKTYLQSLGLYLTNSDSANSSFYSASDFQLVDLSESELGELLEDLE from the coding sequence ATGGAAGTTTACGTATTGCCCCTGTCTGTAAGTCAAAAACAATTTTGGTACCGGGAAATAATGTTTACGGGCAATACGGCCTATCATATTCCCATAGGGTTAAATTTATTGGGTGACCTAGACTTTACTCTTCTAGAGAAATGTTTTCGCTACATTATCAATCGTCACGAAATTCTCAGAACCACTTTTGCGCTAGAAAATGGTGAACCTGTACAGTTGGTTCGTAGTGAACAACAGTTTCATTTACAACATAGGACCCTAGAATTGCCCCCGGAAAAATGGTCTGATTATGACCGATTACTAACCATTAAAAAAATCTTAGAGGACGAATCTCGTCAGTTGTTTGATCTAATTAAAGGTCCATTGTTGAGAGCAACGCTCTATAAAATATCAAATAAAGAACATATCCTTTTAGTCAATCTTCACCACATCATTAGTGATGGTTGGTCTTTGGGTATATTCATTCAGGAATTAACTCAGTTGTATGTTTCCAGGGCAGAAATTTCATTACCCGAACTACCAATTCAATATGGAGATTACGCCGAGTGGCAAGAGACCTATTTACAAACACAAAGAATTCAAGATCAATTAGCATATTGGCAAAAGAAATTAGCCTTACCATTACCGATTCTAGATTTACCGTCAGATAAAAATCGTCCCGCCTTACAGACCTTTAGTGGTGCAGTATTGCGTAAAACCCTACCCAGGGATTTAATAGATTCCTTAGAAGCTGTGGCCGCAAAAGAGGGGGTTACATTCTTTATGGTCACATTGGCGGTGTATCAAATTCTCTTGTTTCGTTACTCTGGACAAACGGATATTATCATTGGTACTCCTTGTGCTAATCGCAACAGGGGTGAATTGAAAAATTTGATTGGTTGTTTTATCAACACCCTACCCATAGTTTGCAGTTTAACGGGTCAACTTTCTTTTAAACAGGTGTTGCAACAAGTGGCCTCAACCTGTGTGGAGGCTTTTGCTAATCAAGAAGTTCCATTGGAAATAATAATTGATAAACTGAATATCACAAGGGATCCTGCCCACTCCCAGGTTTTTCAGAGTCTTTTCGCTCTACAGAATGCACCGATTGAAGAAATTAAGTTACCTGGGTTGACGGTTCAACCTGTATATTTAGATAACGGGGGAGCCAAATTTGATCTTAGTTTAATGCTAGAACCCACATTTGAAAAAGGATGGATAGCCGCATTAGAGTATAATACAGATTTATTTACAGCCCATACAGCCGAGGATATATTAAGACATTATGAGCAACTTTTAAGTGCAGTTATTGGGAACCTCGACACTAAAATTGATACTTTACCTTGGCTAAATACAGAAGAAAGAAGAGAACTGTTGTCTTTTGGATCTAGTGCCAGTGATCAAGAAGTTGAAGCGACAAATTTAGTTGATGTTTTTAGTCATATAGTAAACACTTATGGGGAAAAAGTTGCTCTAATTGAATCAGAAAGGACATTAACTTATCAGAAATTAAATCAGATATCAAACCAGTTGGCAAGTCACCTAATCGAAAAAGGAGTAGGCGCAGAAACCAGAGTAGGAATTTTCCAAGAACGTAGTCTGGAATTAGTAGCTTCCATCCTAGCAGTTTTAAAATGTGGTGCAACTTATGTTCCCTTAGATCCCCAATATCCAGCAGAGAGACTCAACTTCATAGCCCAAGATAGTGGTATTAGGTTGGTAATTACCACGGAACCCTTAAGAGCAAAAATTCCCGGGGAAATACCAGAACTTTTGTTAATTGACACCATGAAACCTACCAACCAATTGGTGCATCCAATCTCGAAGATTTTCCCGGAACAAGCAGCCTATATTATCTACACCAGTGGTTCCACAGGAAAACCAAAAGGCTGTTTAGTTACTCATAAAAATGTCCTCCGATTAATGAGAAACACTCAAAAATGGTTTGAGTTTAATGAGAAAGATGTATGGACAATGTTTCACTCATTTGCCTTTGATTTTTCAGTGTGGGAAATGTGGGGAGCATTATTGTATGGTGGTAAATTAGTAATAGTTCCCTATCTTGAAAGTCGTTCTCCCCATGATTTTAGACAGCTTTTAGCAACCCAACAGGTAACCATTCTCAATCAGACCCCTTCAGCTTTTCGTCAACTGATCAGAGCTGATCAAGAATTCACCCATCCTTTGAATAATTTGAGGGCAATTATTTTTGGTGGAGAAGCATTAGAACTGCAAAGTCTTAAACCTTGGATTGAACGTTATGGTGATAGTCATCCCAGGCTGATTAACATGTATGGAATCACGGAAACTACGGTTCACGTTACTTATCGTCAAATTTTGGCAGAAGACATTTTAGAAAACCGTGGTAGTGTAATTGGTATACCTATTCCTGATTTGTGTCTATACATACTAGACAGATATTTTGAACCGGTACCTTATGGAGTTGCTGGGGAAATTTATGTAGGAGGAATGGGTGTGTCAAGAGGATATCTAAACCGCCCTTCTTTGACAGCAGAAAGATTTATTCCCAACCCTATCAGTCAAAAACCGGGGGCTAGATTGTATCGTACCGGAGATTTGGCCAGAAGATTGAGAAATGGTGATATTGAATATTTGGGACGTTGTGACTCCCAAGTGAAAATACGTGGGTTTAGAATTGAATTGGCGGAAATTGAAGCAGCTATAAATAAATTAACCCAAGTATCTGAATCTGTGGTCACTGTCCACTCAACCTCAGATCAAGACCGGAGATTAGTAGCCTATATTGTCCTGAGAAGTATAAATAATAATGAAATTGATAGAAATGAATTAAGGAAAGCTCTAAAGGAGAGTTTACCTGATTATATGGTTCCAGCAGCTTTTGTATTTTTAGATGCCATACCTTTGACCAATCAAGGCAAAATTAACCGTGGAGCTTTACCCTTACCCGATTGGGATCAGTCAACCACAAAAAGGAGTTTTATCCCTCCTGAAACTGATGCACAAAAGGCGTTATGTCACATTTGGCAACGGGTTTTAGGTATAGAAGAGATTGGCATTGAGGATAACTTCTTTGACTTGGGTGGTGACTCCATTTTAGCGTTGCGGGTGATCACAGAAATGCGTTCCCAAGGTTGGATATTAACCCCTAAGCAAATTTTCGAACAACAAACTGTCCAGAGATTGGCCCTGGCAATACAAGAACAAACCGATCTGCAAAGTTTTGCCGCAGCTGAAAATAATAATATACCCACAGGTGAAGTTCCCCTGAGTCCAATCCAACAGTGGTTTTTTGATCTCAAACTTTCTAATCCCCATCATTGGAATCAAACCTTGTTACTACAGGTAGATCCTTCTTTGCAGGTGACCCAAGTAGCAACAGCAATCAAGGTGGTTTTTGCCTACCACGATAATTTCCGACTTAGGTTTCAAAAGGAGTCGCAAGGTTGGCGGCAATTTTATGTAGAGAAGGATCAAGATGATGGATTTCCTTGGGAGGTAGTTGATCTGGACTTAAAAAGTGAAATTGAGCAAAATTCAATCATGAAGGAGGTCAGGGAAAAAAGTGAGAAATCGCTAAATTTGACCGAGGGACCAGTTTACATGGTAAAGTGGTTCAATCTGGGAGCGAATCGCCCGTCACAATTATTGATTGTCATCCATCACTTGATTATTGATGGTGTGTCTTGGAGGATTTTGCTACAAGATTTAGTTGACGTAATTGGTGGCAATAAACTGTCTTTTAAGACTACCTCGTGGCAAAAATGGTGTGAGTTCATACATGGCTACGTCAACTCCTATAATATTCAGAGTGAAAAGTTGTTTTGGCAAAACACCCTGGCTAGGAAAACGGCAAAACTACCATTAGATTTTCCCGAGTCCCTAGCTGAAAATCTAGAGTATTCTGTGAGCACAGTTAGTTGCCAATTGACAGCAAAAGAAACTCTAACTTTGCTGACTACAGCTAATAAAACCTACCGGACTAACCCTCAGGAATTATTAATTGCTGCTCTGGGAAAAACTCTGGCAGACATAACCCAAAATTCCTACGTCCAAATTATGCTAGAGGGTCATGGTAGAGAGGAATTATCTTCAGATTTAGATGTTACCCGTACTCTGGGTTGGTTTACTACTCTCTACCCCGTGAGTTTGGATTTGCCAAAAGGTGATTCTCAAACGGAAGCTATTAGAGAAATTATTAAAAGTGTCAAAGAACAATTGCGTGCTGTTCCCCAACGTGGGTTTGGTTATGGAATTTTAAAATATCTTGATCAGGAAACAAAACCGTTGTTAGCATCAGCAGTTGAAATCAGCTTTAATTATCTTGGTCAAGTGAGAAACGAGGGTGGTGCTAGACATAAATTTTTTACCCTATTAAATTCTCAAGGATTACCTACCAGAGATCCCCAAGCTACACGTCCCCACATCATTGATGTTAATGCTATTGTTGTGGAAGGAGAATTGCGTATTGACTGGTTATATAGTTCTAATTTGCACCAAGCATCAACTATTAATCGCTGGGTGTCTGATTTCAAGAGTAATCTCCTAAAAGTCGTGAACTTCTGTACAGAGGTGGGTGTGGGTGAGTACACACCTACAGACTTTACCCTTGCGCAACTTAACCAGTCAAAATTGGATATTTTGCAAAATCAATATCCCCATTTAGAAGATATTTATCCCCTTTCTCCTTTGCAGCAGGGAATGCTGTTCCATGCCATCTATGAACCAGATCAAGGAATTTATTTTGAGCAAGTAACTGGGAAGATAATTGGTAAATTGGATGTTGATAAATTTGCCTATGCTTGGCAAGTCATTGTAGACAGACACCCAGTTTTACGTACTTGTTTTGTTTGGGAAGAGCAAGATCAACCCCTGCAAATTGTCAACAAGGGAACTGGATTTTCACTGATTTATAAGGAGTGGCGCGACCTATCCCCTGCACAACAGATAGAGAAAATGGGCGAATACTTAGTGAAAGATAAGGAGCAGGGATTTAATCTCAATGATAGTCCTCTGATGCGATTTACTCTTATTTGTCTGGACGATTCCACATGGCAATGGTTGTGGAGTCATCATCATATTATTCTTGATGGTTGGTCATTACCAGTTATTTTTAAAGAGGTACTAAGCGTATACCAATCAGCTACTGAAAGAGTTCCCCACTCCTTGCTACCTGTTCCTCCCTACCGACATTATATCCAATGGCTAACAGGTCGTGATCAACTAAGGGCTAAACAATTTTGGCAAAAATATTTGGTAGGGATTTCTACTGGTACTCGTTTAGCCTGGGAAATTCCTGACCTAGAAAATAATTCCAGTGCATATCGAGAGGTAGAATTACGATTAGATGACTTAGAATTTGATCTAGTGCAAAAAATGGCCCAGAGTCAAAGGTTAACGCTAAATACAATTGTTCAGGGTGCTTGGGCAATGTGCTTACAAAAGCATGGTGCAGGTGAAGATGTGATGTTTGGTGTAACTGTTGCTGGTAGACCGCCAGAATTATCGAACATGGAAAATATGGTGGGACTTTTCATCAATACTTTGCCAATGCGAGTGAAAATTGACCCTAGTCTATCCCTTGCTGATTGGTTGCAAAATATTCAACAGCAACATTTGGAAATGCGGGAGTATGAATATAGCAAATTGGCTGATATCCAAAAAGATTTGAATCTAGCAGGTTTAGCTTTGTTTGAAAGTCTGCTGGTGTTTGAGAATTATCCTGTTGACCAAAATTTAAAGAAACAGTTACCGGATTTCAGGGTTGATGACATTCAATTCTATGAAAGAACTAATTACCCGTTAACTGTGGGTGTCATTCCTGATCAGGGGTTGTTGTTAAAGCTAAACTATCAAACAAAGTTTTTGTCAGGTAATGCTGCAGAAAATTTGATATTACGTTTTCGTAATATCATCGTCAATATGACATTAAAACCAGAACAAACACTAGCGCAAGTTCTTGCTTTGTCAATTTCTGAACGGGAAGGATTAATCAATGCTTCTGAGAGTAATATTATAATAGAGGGAGGGTTTAAAACTGCCCATCAGTTATTTGAGTCCTATGCTGATCTCCAACCTGATTCCATTGCTGTGGTTTGTGATGAGTATAGCATTACCTATGGTGAGCTGGAAAACCGTGCTAACAATCTAGCGACTCAACTGGTAGATACTGGCATTGCTTATGAGTCCATAGTTGGGTTGTATTTTGACCCTGGTATTGAGTATATTATTTCCCTATTGGCAGTATTAAAAGTTGGTGGAGCATTTTTACCTTTGGATCGTAGTTATCCTGATCATAGGCTAAGATTTATTATAGAAAATAGTCAAGTATCAGTAATATTGACTAACAACATCATAGGATTGCCATTACAAGAAAATCTCCAAGTCTTAAATATTAGGAATTTGGAATCAAAGGGGAATCATCCCAGGTTGAATTTAAAGGTGAGACCGGAAAATTTGGCTTATGTAATTTATACATCTGGGTCTACTGGTAATCCAAAAGGTGTTTTAGTTACCCACTCTGGAATTCAAAACCTGGTGCAATGTCAGACAATGAGTTTTGGTGTCACAGCAAAAAGTCGTGTCTATCAATTTGCTGCTTTGAATTTTGACTCTGCTATAGCGGAGATTTTTATGTCCTTGGGTAGTGGGGCTGTGTTATATATACAATCCCAGGCACATCGTTCTCCTGGTTCCGAACTGTGGCAGAAATTAACAAACTGGGAAATTACCCATGTCACCCTTCCTCCATCGTTAGTAGCATCAATTGATACCCAAGACTTGCCTCGATTACAGACCTTGATTTTGGCTGGAGAAGCTGTTTCTGGAGATTTGCTACGGCGCTGGGGTAGAGGGCAACGGAGATGTTTTAATGCTTATGGACCCACAGAGGCAACAGTGTGTGCCAGTTTAATAGACTGTACCCACTTGCTTGGGGAACCAAGTATTGGCAAAGGAATCCCCAATGTGGAAATTTACCTTCTGGACTCATTTTTAGAGCCAGTTGTTCCCGGTGTGATCGGTGAAATTTATATCGGGGGCATTGGTTTAGCACGTGGTTATTTACAACGCCCTGGTTTGACAGCAGCTTTATTTATTCCCCATCCCTTTACCAAAACACCAGGATCTAGGCTTTATAAAACTGGCGATCGCGCTGTTTATGATCCAGAAGGTAACATTCGCTTTATAGGGCGTTATGATAATCAAGTTAAAATTAACGGTTATCGTATAGAGTTAGGAGAGATAGAAGCGGCTTTAACTAAACACGAGGCTGTAGAGAGTGCATTAGCTGTACTGCGGACAGATTTAATAGGACGTAATCGTATTCTGGGATACGCTTTGATAAAACCAGTGGAGGGTAGGGAACAACCAAATGATTTAAAAGAACACCTGGCCAAAATATTACCTGATTATATGATTCCGGGTGCGGTCATAGTGGTAGATGAATGGCCCCTAACTCCCAATGGTAAAATAGACCGCCAGAGGTTAGCAACACCCGATTTTTCAAGTACGGAAGTCATACCCAAAACGGATATAGAACAAATATTCGCCCAAATTTGGATAGAATTACTGGGACTAGAAACCGTTAATCCGCAGGATAATTTCTTTGAAATGGGGGGAGACTCAATTATCAGCTTACAAATGGTAACTCGCGCTCGTGCAGCAGGGTGGGAAATTAGCCCCAAAGATATTTTCGAGGGACAAACCCTTTCCCGCATAGCCACCAGGGCTAAATTGATGGAAACGCAAACGGAAATTGTTGAGCCTTTAACTGGGTTTATTCCCCTTTCCCCCATTCAGAATTGGTTTTTTGCCCAAAACTTTCTCCATCCCCATCACTGGAATCAGTCTGTGGCCTTGACTTGCAAACAACCCGTAAACACGGATGCATTAGTAGTAGCCCTACATACCTTGGTATCTCATCACGATATTTTCCGCATTGGGTTTGCCGAAAATGAAGGGGAATGGCAACAGTTCTATGTGGGTGAGGCCAAAAGTCCCAATGTGAAAATTATAGATTTTAGCCATTATTTACCAACTACCCACCTGGCATTTTTAAATTCAGCATTAGAAACAGAACATAGCAGTTTTAAACTTGACAGACCGCCATTAATAAGAATTCTCTGCGGTAGAAACTTGAATAATTATGGTGACGTGCTGTTTATATTTGCTCATCATTTAATTATAGATGCGGTGTCATGGCGTATTTTGCTAGAAGACTTAAATCAGGCCTACCAACAAACTATAGATCAACTAGACCAACTACAACAACCTAATTCCCCCCTTTCTCTACCTGTAAAAACAGCATCCTATAGGTCATGGACTACACACTTACACAGCTTGGCATCCTCCAAAATGACTCAAGATACTCCATTCTGGAAGGATATTCTGAATGCTGTAATTACTCCCCTACCTGTGGATAAGTCAGGCAATAATTCTGTGGATAGCACGGCAATTATATCCACTTACCTTACTGCAGAACAAACCGTAACACTGATAAAACAAGCGACTGTTACCTATCACGCTAGCGTGCAGGAAATTATGTTAGCTGCATTATTAAATACCCTCATCAGTATATACAAATCGGATCAGTGGCTGATTGACTTAGAAGGACATGGTAGGGAAGACATAGGCCATAACTTGGATCTTTCTAGAACAGTGGGGTGGTTTACCTGTCTTTATCCTATCTTGCTTAAACAACCAACCAATCCAGACAATCATGAAATTCTCCTCAAAGAGATTAAAAACCAATTACGAACGATTCCTCACCATGGAATTAGTTTTGGGTTACTACGTTATCTCAACCTAAATCAGCCTTTAAAAGAGAGTAAAAATGCTGATATTAGTTTTAATTATCTAGGTAGCCTGGACAGTCCATTAGGGGATAATCATAACTTTAGTGTCAGTGATGCTCCCGTAGGAGCAGGCGTATTTGCCTTACAACAGCGTACCCATATTTTAGCTATCAATGCCAAAATACAGGATAAGATTTTGCAAGTTGAATGGTCTTATAGTAGGAATATACATTATGATCAAACTATCGAGAATATAGCGAAAACATATTTACAAAGTTTAGGTTTGTATCTCACTAATTCCGATTCGGCTAACTCGTCATTTTATAGTGCTTCTGATTTCCAATTGGTGGATTTATCAGAAAGCGAACTTGGAGAGCTTCTAGAGGATTTAGAATGA